One window from the genome of Streptomyces sp. NBC_00287 encodes:
- the rplA gene encoding 50S ribosomal protein L1: MSKRSKSLRAADAKIDREKLYAPLEAVRLAKETSTTKFDGTVEVAFRLGVDPRKADQMVRGTVNLPHGTGKTARVLVFATGDRAEAARAAGADIVGADELIDEVSKGRLDFDAVVATPDLMGKVGRLGRVLGPRGLMPNPKTGTVTPDVAKAVNDIKGGKIEFRVDKHSNLHFIIGKTSFDDTKLVENYGAALEEILRLKPSAAKGRYIKKAAISTTMGPGIPVDSNRTRNLLVEEDPAAV; this comes from the coding sequence GTGAGCAAGCGCAGCAAGTCTCTCCGCGCTGCGGACGCCAAGATCGACCGGGAGAAGCTCTACGCCCCGCTCGAGGCCGTCCGTCTCGCCAAGGAGACCTCCACGACCAAGTTCGACGGCACCGTCGAGGTCGCCTTCCGTCTGGGTGTCGACCCGCGCAAGGCCGACCAGATGGTCCGTGGCACCGTGAACCTCCCGCACGGCACCGGTAAGACCGCCCGGGTCCTGGTCTTCGCGACCGGTGACCGTGCCGAGGCCGCTCGTGCCGCGGGCGCCGACATCGTCGGCGCCGACGAGCTCATCGACGAGGTGTCGAAGGGCCGTCTGGACTTCGACGCCGTTGTCGCCACCCCGGACCTCATGGGCAAGGTCGGCCGCCTCGGCCGCGTGCTCGGTCCGCGTGGTCTGATGCCGAACCCGAAGACCGGCACCGTCACGCCGGACGTCGCCAAGGCTGTCAACGACATCAAGGGCGGCAAGATCGAGTTCCGCGTCGACAAGCACTCGAACCTGCACTTCATCATCGGCAAGACGTCGTTCGACGACACCAAGCTGGTGGAGAACTACGGCGCGGCCCTGGAGGAGATCCTCCGTCTGAAGCCATCCGCCGCCAAGGGTCGCTACATCAAGAAGGCCGCCATCAGCACCACGATGGGCCCCGGCATTCCGGTCGACTCCAACCGCACCCGCAACCTCCTCGTCGAGGAGGACCCGGCCGCGGTCTGA
- a CDS encoding adenosine deaminase, which translates to MERVRDVSELPKAHLHLHFTGSMRPATVLELADKHGVRLPEALTEALTSGEPPRLRATDERGWFRFQRLYDAARSCLREPEDIQRLVREAAEEDLKDGSGWLEIQVDPTSYAPRLGGLIPALEIILDAVETTSRETGLGMRVLVAANRMKHPLDARTLARLAVRYADRGVVGFGLSNDERRGMARDFDRAFSIAREGGLLSAPHGGELTGPASVRDCLDDLDANRIGHGVRAAEDPRLLKRLADRGVTCEVCPASNVALGVYEKPADVPLRKLFEAGVPMALGADDPLLFGSRLAAQYDIARQHHAFTDAELAELARQSVRASAAPAEVRARLLAGVDEWLTRPVA; encoded by the coding sequence ATGGAGCGTGTACGTGATGTCTCTGAGCTGCCGAAGGCCCATCTGCACCTGCACTTCACCGGGTCGATGCGCCCGGCCACGGTTCTGGAACTGGCCGACAAGCACGGCGTGCGCCTACCCGAGGCGCTGACGGAAGCCCTGACGAGCGGGGAGCCGCCGCGGCTGCGGGCCACGGACGAGCGGGGCTGGTTCCGCTTCCAGCGGCTGTACGACGCGGCGCGCTCGTGCCTGAGAGAGCCGGAGGACATCCAGCGGCTGGTGCGCGAGGCCGCGGAGGAGGACCTGAAGGACGGCTCGGGCTGGCTGGAGATCCAGGTGGACCCGACCTCGTACGCGCCTCGGCTGGGCGGTCTGATCCCGGCGCTGGAGATCATCCTGGACGCGGTGGAGACGACGTCGCGGGAGACGGGCCTCGGGATGCGGGTCCTGGTGGCGGCGAACCGTATGAAGCACCCCTTGGACGCGCGGACGCTGGCGCGGCTGGCGGTGCGATACGCGGACCGGGGTGTGGTCGGCTTCGGTCTGTCGAACGACGAGCGCCGGGGCATGGCGAGGGACTTCGACCGGGCGTTCTCGATCGCCCGCGAGGGCGGTCTGCTCTCCGCTCCGCACGGCGGTGAGCTGACGGGCCCGGCCTCGGTCCGCGACTGCCTGGACGACCTGGACGCGAACCGGATCGGCCACGGGGTGCGCGCGGCGGAGGACCCACGTCTGCTGAAGCGCCTGGCCGACCGGGGCGTGACGTGCGAGGTGTGCCCGGCGTCGAACGTGGCTCTGGGCGTCTACGAGAAGCCGGCGGACGTGCCGCTGCGCAAGCTGTTCGAGGCCGGGGTCCCGATGGCCCTGGGCGCGGACGACCCGCTGCTGTTCGGCTCCCGTCTGGCGGCCCAGTACGACATCGCCCGCCAGCACCATGCCTTCACGGACGCGGAACTGGCGGAACTGGCCCGGCAGTCGGTGCGGGCGTCCGCGGCGCCGGCGGAGGTCAGGGCGCGGCTGCTGGCCGGTGTGGACGAGTGGCTGACTCGCCCGGTCGCCTGA
- the rplK gene encoding 50S ribosomal protein L11, with translation MPPKKKKVTGLIKLQIQAGAANPAPPVGPALGQHGVNIMEFCKAYNAATESQRGWVIPVEITVYEDRSFTFVTKTPPAAKMILKAAGVEKGSGEPHKTKVAKITEAQVREIATTKMPDLNANDLDAASKIIAGTARSMGITVEG, from the coding sequence ATGCCTCCCAAGAAGAAGAAGGTCACGGGGCTCATCAAGCTCCAGATCCAGGCCGGTGCCGCCAACCCGGCTCCGCCGGTCGGCCCCGCGCTGGGTCAGCACGGCGTCAACATCATGGAGTTCTGCAAGGCCTACAACGCCGCGACCGAGTCGCAGCGCGGTTGGGTCATCCCGGTGGAGATCACGGTCTACGAGGACCGCTCCTTCACCTTCGTGACCAAGACTCCGCCGGCCGCCAAGATGATCCTCAAGGCCGCGGGCGTGGAGAAGGGCTCCGGCGAGCCGCACAAGACCAAGGTCGCCAAGATCACCGAGGCGCAGGTCCGCGAGATCGCCACCACCAAGATGCCCGACCTCAACGCCAACGACCTGGACGCCGCGTCGAAGATCATCGCCGGCACCGCCCGTTCCATGGGCATCACGGTCGAGGGCTGA
- the secE gene encoding preprotein translocase subunit SecE: MTDAVGSIDMPDAEDEAPDSKKKTRKGGKRAKKGPLKRLALFYRQIVAELRKVVWPSRSQLTTYTTVVIVFVVIMIGLVTVIDYGLDHAAKYVFG, encoded by the coding sequence GTGACGGACGCCGTGGGCTCCATCGACATGCCTGATGCCGAGGACGAGGCGCCGGATTCCAAGAAGAAGACCCGCAAGGGCGGAAAGCGCGCCAAGAAGGGTCCGCTGAAGCGTCTTGCCCTCTTCTACCGCCAGATCGTCGCTGAGCTCCGCAAGGTCGTCTGGCCGTCGCGCAGCCAGCTGACGACCTACACGACCGTGGTGATCGTCTTCGTCGTCATCATGATCGGCCTGGTGACCGTGATTGACTATGGGCTCGACCACGCCGCCAAGTACGTCTTCGGCTGA
- a CDS encoding pyridoxal phosphate-dependent aminotransferase — protein MSAATPPTARRVSARVGAISESATLAVDAKAKALKAAGRPVIGFGAGEPDFPTPDYIVEAAIEACKNPKYHRYTPAGGLPELKAAIAAKTLRDSGYEPDVSQILVTNGGKQAIYEAFAAILDPGDEVIVPAPYWTTYPESIRLAGGVPVEVVADETTGYRVSVEQLEAARTEKTKVVLFVSPSNPTGAVYSEADTEAIGRWAVEHGLWVMTDEIYEHLVYGDAVSVSLPALLPELRDKCVVVNGVAKTYAMTGWRVGWIIGPKDVVKAATNLQSHATSNVSNVAQVAALAAVSGNLDAVAKMREAFDRRRKTIVRMLNEIDGVVCPEPEGAFYAYPSVKAVLGKEIRGKRPQSSVELAELILEEAEVAVVPGEAFGTPGYLRLSYALGDEDLVEGVSRIQKLLAEAK, from the coding sequence ATGAGCGCTGCAACCCCTCCCACCGCGCGCCGGGTCTCCGCCCGAGTCGGCGCGATCTCCGAGTCCGCCACCCTCGCCGTGGACGCCAAGGCCAAGGCCCTCAAGGCCGCCGGGCGTCCGGTGATCGGCTTCGGCGCCGGTGAGCCTGACTTCCCGACCCCGGACTACATCGTCGAGGCCGCCATTGAGGCGTGCAAGAACCCGAAGTACCACCGCTATACGCCGGCCGGTGGCCTGCCCGAGCTGAAGGCCGCGATCGCCGCGAAGACGCTGCGCGACTCCGGCTATGAGCCCGACGTCTCGCAGATCCTGGTCACCAACGGCGGCAAGCAGGCCATCTACGAGGCCTTCGCCGCGATCCTCGACCCGGGCGACGAGGTCATCGTCCCGGCCCCGTACTGGACGACCTACCCGGAGTCGATCCGGCTCGCCGGCGGTGTCCCGGTCGAGGTCGTCGCCGACGAGACGACCGGCTACCGGGTCTCCGTCGAGCAGCTGGAGGCGGCCCGTACGGAGAAGACGAAGGTCGTCCTGTTCGTCTCCCCGTCGAACCCGACCGGCGCGGTCTACAGCGAGGCCGACACCGAGGCGATCGGCCGCTGGGCCGTCGAGCACGGCCTGTGGGTGATGACGGACGAGATCTACGAGCACCTGGTCTACGGCGACGCGGTGTCCGTGTCGCTGCCCGCGCTCCTGCCCGAGCTGCGCGACAAGTGCGTCGTCGTCAACGGCGTCGCCAAGACGTACGCGATGACGGGCTGGCGGGTCGGCTGGATCATCGGCCCGAAGGACGTGGTGAAGGCCGCGACGAACCTCCAGTCGCACGCCACGTCGAACGTCTCGAACGTGGCCCAGGTGGCCGCGCTCGCCGCCGTCTCGGGCAACCTGGACGCGGTCGCGAAGATGCGTGAGGCCTTCGACCGCCGCCGCAAGACGATCGTGCGGATGCTCAACGAGATCGACGGCGTGGTCTGCCCGGAACCCGAGGGCGCCTTCTACGCGTACCCGTCGGTGAAGGCCGTACTCGGCAAGGAGATCCGCGGCAAGCGCCCGCAGAGCAGCGTGGAGCTGGCCGAACTGATCCTGGAGGAGGCCGAGGTCGCGGTCGTCCCGGGCGAGGCCTTCGGCACGCCGGGCTATCTGCGGCTCTCCTACGCGCTGGGTGACGAGGACCTCGTCGAGGGTGTCTCGCGGATCCAGAAGCTGCTGGCGGAGGCGAAGTAG
- the nusG gene encoding transcription termination/antitermination protein NusG → MSDQNLNDAVEPDETVSVEDELDIVEGADEDLDEVEAADAEAGEPAEEAAVHVEDEAEEAEEEPAEPVDPVAALREELRTLPGEWYVIHTYAGYENRVKTNLEQRAVSLNVEDYIFAAEVPQEEVVQIKNGDRKTIKQNKLPGYVLVRMDLTNESWGVVRNTPGVTGFVGNAYDPYPLTLDEIVKMLAPEAEEKAAREAAEAEGKPAPQRKVEVQVLDFEVGDSVTVTDGPFATLQATINEINPDSKKVKGLVEIFGRETPVELSFDQIQKN, encoded by the coding sequence GTGTCTGACCAGAACCTGAACGACGCCGTCGAGCCGGACGAGACCGTGTCCGTGGAAGACGAGCTCGACATCGTCGAGGGCGCGGACGAGGACCTGGACGAGGTCGAGGCTGCCGACGCCGAGGCGGGCGAGCCCGCCGAGGAAGCGGCCGTACACGTCGAGGACGAGGCCGAAGAGGCCGAGGAAGAGCCGGCCGAGCCGGTCGACCCCGTCGCCGCCCTGCGCGAAGAGCTGCGGACCCTGCCCGGCGAGTGGTACGTCATCCACACCTACGCCGGTTACGAGAACCGCGTGAAGACCAACCTGGAGCAGCGCGCCGTCTCGCTGAACGTCGAGGACTACATCTTCGCGGCAGAGGTGCCGCAGGAAGAGGTCGTCCAGATCAAGAACGGCGACCGCAAGACGATCAAGCAGAACAAGCTCCCGGGCTACGTCCTCGTCCGCATGGACCTGACGAACGAGTCCTGGGGCGTCGTCCGCAACACCCCCGGCGTCACCGGCTTCGTGGGCAACGCCTACGACCCGTACCCGCTGACCCTGGACGAGATCGTCAAGATGCTCGCCCCGGAGGCGGAGGAGAAGGCCGCCCGCGAGGCCGCCGAGGCCGAGGGCAAGCCGGCGCCGCAGCGCAAGGTCGAGGTCCAGGTGCTGGACTTCGAGGTCGGCGACTCGGTCACCGTCACCGACGGTCCCTTCGCCACCCTCCAGGCCACGATCAACGAGATCAACCCCGACTCCAAGAAGGTCAAGGGTCTCGTCGAGATCTTCGGCCGGGAGACGCCGGTCGAGCTGTCGTTCGACCAGATCCAGAAGAACTAG